ACGATGCAGTTCAGGTTATGGAAGTGATCGGCCTGTGTCTGCAACGTCTGTGAGAGGTCGAGGATGCTGATGTCGCCCGGCCTCACTCGGATATTCCGCCCATCGACCTCTCCGGCATAGCCGCCCTGTGAGTATAGCTGGACGACGTAATGATCGACACCACTGCGGGCGATCGTGAGCGGCGAGCGATGAAACCGCTGCGCGTTCGCGCTCACGCTCCCGAAGACGAGAGGACCGAGATGGTAGCTGTCGACTTTGACCTGGAAGGCGTCGACCGTCTGTGAATCGGGCATCGACACATCGAACAGGGGAGACGCTATGCTGCGCCATGTCCAGAACGCCTCTTCGGCGGATGAAGCTGCGGAGCCAACGAACAAAAATGACGGCAGGCCGGACATGATCGATGGGGCGCCCAGGTTCAGATAATGTCGTTCCTTGAACCGGAGAGAGGCTACTGGACTGAGGTGGAAAAGGAATACGTATTGTCCGCAGGTCCGGAAAGAATTTCGGTCCCGGCCGGAAAATCATCGGCAGAAGGCTACCCGATATAAGGAAGCCTGAAGTGGTCATTAACTCTTTGGTGACCATGTCCCTACTTGCCGGATTCCGCCTTGAACAGAGGCCGCCATCGACCGTTAACCGCACGGATGTGTTCAGTGAGGTTGCGTACATGGCTCCAATGCTGTCCCCTTGGACCCGCCCCAAGCCGTCGAGGCAAGCAGCTCCCAAATCGCTGCGTCAGCGTGTTCTCGTCGTCGAGGATGAGTTGATCATCGGAGAGCTCGCGGCCGAATCGCTCATCGATGCAGGCTACGAGGTCTTCACGGCGGCCAGCGCGGAGGAGGCCGAGATCCTTCTAAGGGAGATGTCGGTGGATATTCTGTTCACCGATATCGATCTGGGTGGCCGAGACGGCTTCGAGCTGGCGCAGACCGCGCTGTCGCTCCAGCCGCTCTTATCCGTCGTCTTCACCTCCGGCCGCTCTCGGATCTGCCACGGTCGGTGCGCATCGGTGGGAGTGCCTTTCCTCGCCAAGCCTTACCGCCTCGCCGAATTGGTGGAAGCAGTCGAGCGCGCCTTGAAGCCGAGATCGACGCAGTGACAGGCCTTCCTCATAAGCGCCAGCCCCGACGACGGTCTTGCCGCCTCATCCGGTCTCTGACGCGCTGCCCGGGCGCTTGCCTGTGCGGAAAGCGTGTGCATAGATTTTTCTTGTCAGTTCGGAGGCATGCTGAATATTAGCCCTCGAACGCACACAGGGCATCTATGGAAGCGGAGAAAGCCCCCCCAGAGACGTCTTCGGATCGTGAAGACCATCTGAAACGTGACCGGACAACGCGAAGCTTCGTAACATCCGAGGACGTAGCGCGGCTCGCTGGCGTGTCCCGCTCGGCCGTTTCGCGCACCTTTACGCCTGGCGCCAGTGTCTCGGCAGATGTGAGGCATCGCGTCCAAGAGGCTGCCAAGACCCTTGGATATCGGGTCAATCGCTTGGCCCGGAGCCTGATCAGCGATCAGTCCAACTTGGTTGGGGTCGTCGGCGCCAACTTGTCCTTGCCCTTCATGGCGCGCCAGCTCGACGAGCTGAGCCGAGAGCTTCTCAGGCGCGGCATGCAATGCCTGCTCCTGAATGCCGCCGAGGCGGAGCAGGGGATCACGCCGCTGATCGAACTTATCCTCGAGTTCCGGGTCCGGGCCATCGTTGTGATGTCCGGTTCGCCGCCATCGTCGATCATCGACGAGTGCATGGCCAACGGCGTGCGGGTGATTCTGGTCAATCGACAGGCGGACGACACCGAAGCCGATACGATCATCAGCGATGACCTCAGCGGAGCCCGCATCGCGGCTGAGCGCCTCGTCCGTGCGGGCTGCCGGCGGATCGGCGTTGTGGGGAGCGGGGCTCAAACTCCGACCCAGATCCGCCGTCGGGGCGCCTTCGTGGACCGCGTCAGAGAGGCCGGGATCGAGCCGGCCGTTTGGGCTTCGGGCGAAACTGCCTACGAGACCGGAATCGATGCCGCGAGAGGCTTGCTCTCGGCTCACGACCTCGATGGCGTCTTCTGCGTCACGGATCTCATGGCACTGGGCTTCCTCGATGGCGCGCGCGAGATGGGCCGGCGCATTCCCGAGGATCTGTCGATCATCGGCTTCGACGATATCCAGCAATCGGCCTGGGCCGCCTATCGCCTGACCACTGTCAGGCAGTCGATGAGCGATCTCACGGAATCTGTTCTGGCGGCTATCGAGCGAAAAATGACCGGGGAGAAGGGTGACCTCGCGCACGAGGTCCTCCCCGTCGAGCTCGTCGAACGAGCGACCGTCCGTTCTGCTCCCTAATCCAAAGGCAAATTTCTTAGTCGGAAGGCTCTTGCAGCCTTTGCACACGTGTGCAATCTTGTTGAGACTTCACCCTTACGTTGGGGGAAGTTCAGCGGACTGACCGCCCTTCCGGCCCGACCGGATGAGAGCATTCGAACATCAGCCGCAACGAGGAACGCTTTTGGGCCGCCATTCGGCCTTGGGAAGGATGTAGCGGAATGACGAGCTCGGCGGCGCCAGTGCAGACCTCATCGCGCATCTCCTCGGCAGGAGCCGTTGCGGGCCGCCTCTGGCACTTCCTCACTCAGCCCGAACGCCTTCTGGGCATCCTCCTGGCCCTCGTGTTGGGAGGGCTGGTTCTCGTGCCGCTGTTCGAGCTGATCCGCGAGACTTTGACCGTTCAACCGTATGATCGCGCCTATCTGCCGAAAGCGCAGCCGGGCGAGTTCACATTGTTTCACTACGAGCGCGTCTTCGCCGGGCGTCTATCCTGGGCAATATTCTACAAGCCGTTCTTCAATTCCCTTGTCACGGCATTCGCCGCCACCATCATCTGTCTGGCCGTCGGCGCGGGGTTTGCCTGGCTGATCGTGCGAACAAACATTCCGTTCCGGAATTTCCTGCACACGCTGGTGATGATCCCCTACATGCTTCCGTCGTGGGTGATGGCGCTTGCCTGGATCACGTTCTTCAAAAACGACCGCATCGGTGGAGCATCCGGCGCCTTCGCGTATTTCTTCGGCGTGCAGCCGCCGGACTGGATCGCCTATGGCCCGATTCCGATCATTATCTGCCTGTCGCTGCATTACTACGTCTACGCCTACCTCTCAGTGTCGAGCTCGATTACGAGCGTCGACAGCCAACTCGAGGAGGCTGGAGCAATGGCGGGACTTTCCCGTCTCAAGCAGTTCCTCTGGATCACGGCTCCGCTGCTGCTGCCCGCCATCGGCTCCGCGGTGGTGATGACCTTCATCCGCGTGGTCGGCTCGTTTGGTACGCCTGCCGTCCTCGGCATGCCTGTGCGTTATTATGTGTTGCCGACGCAGATCTATGCCGCCATGGGGACGCGCAATGCGGGCGACGGCTTCCTGCTTGCTTTGGTGCTCGTCGTACTCGCTTGCCTGTTCATCTTCATCAACCAGCGCCTCATCGGCGTTCGTAAGAGCTTCGTGACCTTGTCCGGCAAGGGATTTCGCAGCAAGGAGATTGACCTCGGGTCCTGGCGGTGGCCGCTTTTCATCCTCGTCATGCTGCTCATGGCGGCGGCGGTCGCATTCCCGCTCGTCCTCCTGATCCTGCAATCGCTGATCAAAACGGCGGGCAATTACAGCCTCGGGAACCTGACGCTGCATTACTGGATCGGCGGCGGAGGCGAGGGCGTCGATCAGCTGCAGGCAGCCCTCGTCGACAACGGCAATATTCTCGACGCCACCTGGAACAGTCTCAAGCTCGCGTTCCTCACGGCCATGACGACAGGAATCTTCGGATTCCTCATCGGCTATGTGGTGGTCAGGACCCGTGGCTCGCTTACCTCGCGGGCACTCGAGATGGTGGCCTTCCTGCCGTACATCTTCCCGGCACTTGCCTTCGGGGCGATCTATATCGGCATGTTCGCCCGTCCATTCGGGCCGGTCCCCGCTCTCTACGGCACATTCGCGCTGCTCGTCCTGATCTGCTCGGTCAAGACGCTGCCCTTCACCTCGCGCACCGGAATCGCGGCGCTGCTGCAGATCGACAAGTCGCTGGAGGAGGCTGCTCGCGTCCAAGGCATCGGCTGGATCCGCCGGATGATCCGGATCATCGTGCCCATCGCGGCCGGCGGGCTTCTCTCCGGCATGCTGCTGAGCTTCATCAGCATCATGCGCGAGCTGTCGCTCATCATTCTCCTCGTCACGCCTTCGACGAATGTACTCGCAGGCGTCATCTACAATTACCAGAACCAG
This region of Microvirga mediterraneensis genomic DNA includes:
- a CDS encoding response regulator, producing the protein MAPMLSPWTRPKPSRQAAPKSLRQRVLVVEDELIIGELAAESLIDAGYEVFTAASAEEAEILLREMSVDILFTDIDLGGRDGFELAQTALSLQPLLSVVFTSGRSRICHGRCASVGVPFLAKPYRLAELVEAVERALKPRSTQ
- a CDS encoding LacI family DNA-binding transcriptional regulator, with translation MEAEKAPPETSSDREDHLKRDRTTRSFVTSEDVARLAGVSRSAVSRTFTPGASVSADVRHRVQEAAKTLGYRVNRLARSLISDQSNLVGVVGANLSLPFMARQLDELSRELLRRGMQCLLLNAAEAEQGITPLIELILEFRVRAIVVMSGSPPSSIIDECMANGVRVILVNRQADDTEADTIISDDLSGARIAAERLVRAGCRRIGVVGSGAQTPTQIRRRGAFVDRVREAGIEPAVWASGETAYETGIDAARGLLSAHDLDGVFCVTDLMALGFLDGAREMGRRIPEDLSIIGFDDIQQSAWAAYRLTTVRQSMSDLTESVLAAIERKMTGEKGDLAHEVLPVELVERATVRSAP
- a CDS encoding ABC transporter permease, with the protein product MTSSAAPVQTSSRISSAGAVAGRLWHFLTQPERLLGILLALVLGGLVLVPLFELIRETLTVQPYDRAYLPKAQPGEFTLFHYERVFAGRLSWAIFYKPFFNSLVTAFAATIICLAVGAGFAWLIVRTNIPFRNFLHTLVMIPYMLPSWVMALAWITFFKNDRIGGASGAFAYFFGVQPPDWIAYGPIPIIICLSLHYYVYAYLSVSSSITSVDSQLEEAGAMAGLSRLKQFLWITAPLLLPAIGSAVVMTFIRVVGSFGTPAVLGMPVRYYVLPTQIYAAMGTRNAGDGFLLALVLVVLACLFIFINQRLIGVRKSFVTLSGKGFRSKEIDLGSWRWPLFILVMLLMAAAVAFPLVLLILQSLIKTAGNYSLGNLTLHYWIGGGGEGVDQLQAALVDNGNILDATWNSLKLAFLTAMTTGIFGFLIGYVVVRTRGSLTSRALEMVAFLPYIFPALAFGAIYIGMFARPFGPVPALYGTFALLVLICSVKTLPFTSRTGIAALLQIDKSLEEAARVQGIGWIRRMIRIIVPIAAGGLLSGMLLSFISIMRELSLIILLVTPSTNVLAGVIYNYQNQDMPQLVGVATVLLVAIVIAVNLVVRALSTKTRVGAV